In one Mucilaginibacter ginsenosidivorax genomic region, the following are encoded:
- a CDS encoding general secretion pathway protein GspG, producing the protein MFFVKKYLKPNPERALKALSLMEILVVLIIIGILVLLALPNLLPVITRAKTTEAKLQLEHVSMLEKTYFYEHSKYTNDLNELGFIQEKLSTESKDARANYKIEITNASNTGFTARATSVVDFNQDGNFNVWEMNQDKVLKEVTPD; encoded by the coding sequence ATGTTTTTTGTAAAGAAATACCTCAAACCAAACCCCGAACGCGCGTTAAAAGCGCTGTCACTCATGGAAATACTGGTTGTACTGATCATTATCGGTATTTTAGTGTTATTGGCTCTGCCCAATCTGTTGCCCGTGATTACCCGTGCAAAAACCACCGAAGCTAAACTGCAGCTTGAGCACGTATCGATGCTGGAGAAAACCTATTTCTACGAGCATTCCAAATATACCAATGACCTTAACGAACTGGGCTTTATCCAGGAAAAGCTAAGCACCGAAAGCAAGGACGCCAGGGCGAACTATAAGATAGAGATCACCAATGCTTCCAACACCGGTTTTACCGCCAGGGCAACCTCGGTAGTTGATTTTAACCAGGACGGTAATTTTAACGTTTGGGAGATGAACCAGGACAAGGTATTGAAAGAAGTAACCCCGGATTAA
- a CDS encoding REP-associated tyrosine transposase yields the protein MSRNYKFKNPEGLYFVSFATVFWIDVFVRLHYFDCLVRNLNYCVDNKGMEIYAWCIMPSHVHLVFRSTIQKPEDLIRDFKSLTSKQMIALIKDNNQESRREWLPNSFKKAGLANSNNTSNQFWQQHNKPIELWSAAVIDQKIDYTHNNPVVAGFVENDYDYLHSSARDYAGTKGLVKVIIT from the coding sequence ATGAGTCGTAATTATAAATTCAAAAACCCTGAAGGATTATATTTTGTAAGCTTTGCCACTGTGTTTTGGATAGATGTGTTTGTTCGGCTACACTACTTCGACTGTTTGGTGAGGAATCTCAATTATTGTGTCGACAATAAAGGCATGGAAATTTATGCATGGTGCATAATGCCGAGCCATGTACACCTGGTTTTTAGATCGACAATTCAAAAACCAGAAGACTTGATCAGAGATTTTAAATCGCTTACGTCAAAACAAATGATAGCCTTAATAAAAGACAATAACCAGGAAAGCAGGCGGGAATGGCTGCCAAACTCATTTAAAAAAGCGGGTTTGGCTAATAGCAATAACACCAGCAACCAGTTTTGGCAGCAGCATAACAAACCTATCGAATTATGGAGTGCGGCGGTAATTGACCAAAAAATTGACTATACGCATAATAACCCGGTTGTAGCAGGTTTCGTAGAAAACGACTATGATTATCTGCACAGTAGTGCACGGGATTATGCTGGTACTAAGGGATTGGTAAAAGTAATAATTACGTAG